The DNA segment TGCAAAGGTACCCAGAGTCTTCAGGAAGATGCAGCTTACCTGACTCTCAGATTCCCAGTGGAGAAGAAAGGAATGGGGTTGGGAATGGGAGCTGGGACTTCTGACTCTGTTATACATATAGGTAGACTAGGACCTCAGTTTCTGTTTTGACAACTAAGTACATGGCATACGGAACTGTCAGTCCAGAACAGGGTTCGTGGGCACAAAGGGAGAACCTCACTGAAGTTCTTTCCCAGGGAGAAGAGGAGGCAGCATGGCTtaagttctaaaatttccattagCAGAGGGGAAACCATGAGACATACTTTATGTCAGGTTAGACCTTTACTATGGGACAGGAGACACAGTGCCCCTTCTTGCCATCCCTTAGGGGTTAATGATCTCAATGTGAAACTGTAGGTGAGTGGCTGTGACTACACAGTGGccccggaggagggcacaggTCTGGCAGTTGTGGCATTGCCAGTGGCACTGGATGACATAGATGGCATTGAGTACTTGGCAGTATCGCCAGTGGATGCGCCACATACGGACCAAAGACTGGAGCTTGACCACTGCCCTCTCTCTGAGTGCATAATCACTCAGGGCTGCCCTCCGCTTCTTCTGCAGCAGCCTGTCCTTTGTCAGTCTCCACCAGCTCTGAATGATCCAAGTGCTCAGGGCTGCATGCAACAATGTCCGGCGTACCAGGGTGCCACGCCACCAGGCCTGGAT comes from the Bos mutus isolate GX-2022 chromosome 22, NWIPB_WYAK_1.1, whole genome shotgun sequence genome and includes:
- the IQCF2 gene encoding IQ domain-containing protein F2, producing MGVRFCKDGHVIQIIIEDKEEVTMKKMKEQQKKREKTKNGRRVIAAKKIQAWWRGTLVRRTLLHAALSTWIIQSWWRLTKDRLLQKKRRAALSDYALRERAVVKLQSLVRMWRIHWRYCQVLNAIYVIQCHWQCHNCQTCALLRGHCVVTATHLQFHIEIINP